The genomic interval GCACATGCACAAAATCAGGAATAATATAATCAAGCAGACGCTGATAGTGGGTAATTACCAGAAAACCGCGTTCTTCCGAGCGCAGAGCATTCACACCGTCGGAAACAACCCGCAGGGCATCAATATCCAGCCCCGAATCCGTCTCGTCCAGAATACAGAGTTTCGGCTCCAGCATGGCCATCTGGAAAATTTCGTTCCGTTTTTTTTCACCGCCTGAAAAACCGGAGTTGACCGCGCGTTCCAGCAGGTCGCCCCGGATTTTAACCATTTTCTTTTTCTCTTCCACCAGATCAAGGAAATCCATGGCATCCAGCTGGTCCCTGCCCTGGAATTCACGCACGGCATTCACTGCGGCCTTCAGGAAATACATGTTGCTGATACCGGGAATTTCCACCGGATACTGAAACGCCAGAAACATTCCGGCGCGAGCTCGTTCGTGGGCGGAGAGGTCATCAATATCGACGCCGTCGAGCAGTACCGTCCCCGCGGTTTTTTCATAGGCCTCATTGCCGGCAAGCACGTTGGATAACGTGCTTTTCCCGGCACCGTTGGGCCCCATGATGGCGTGAACTTCGCCGGGATTAATGGTAAGATTAAGCCCTTTAATGATCGGCTTTTCGGCAACACTTGCGTGCAGGTCTTTTATTTCGAGTAGTGGCATTGGTTAGTTTTCTCCGTATTGAATCTCTGAATCAGCCGACGGATCCCTCGAGACTGATTCCAAGTAGTTTCTGTGCTTCCACTGCAAATTCCATCGGCAGTTCGCGGAACACCTCTTTACAGAATCCGTTCACAATCATGTTTACAGCTTCTTCGGTATCAAGGCCGCGCTGGTTGCAGTAAAAAATCTGATCTTCCCCGATCTTGGTGGTGGTGGCCTCGTGCTCAACCTGGGCACTCGGATTATTCACATCGATATACGGGAAGGTATGCGCACCGCAACGGTCACCGATCAGCATCGAATCGCACTGCGAAAAGTTGCGTGCATTTTCAGCAGTTTCCTGAATCCTGACCAGACCCCGATAGCTGTTCTGTGCTTTGCCGGCCGAGATCCCTTTAGAGATAATCGTGCTTTTGGTGTTTTTACCGATGTGGATCATTTTGGTGCCGGTATCCGCCTGCTGCATATTATTGGTCACTGCCACCGAATAGAATTCGCCGACGGAATTATCGCCTTTAAGAATACAGCTCGGATATTTCCAGGTGATGGCGGAACCGGTTTCCACCTGCGTCCACGAAATTTTAGAATTGTCACCGCGGCAATGTCCGCGCTTGGTCACAAAGTTATAAATGCCGCCTTTGCCGTCCTTATCGCCCGGATACCAGTTCTGCACGGTCGAATATTTAATGTTGGCATCTTTATGCGCAATGAGCTCAACCACGGCGGCATGCAGCTGATTTTCATCGCGCTGCGGCGCCGTACACCCTTCCAGATAACTGACCGATGCGCCTTCGTCAGCAATCAGCAGTGTACGTTCAAACTGCCCGGTATTGGCCGCATTGATCCGAAAATAGGTGGAAAGTTCCATCGGACATTTCACGCCCGGCGGAACATAGCAGAATGAACCGTCGGAAAATACCGCCGAATTCAGTGTGGCATAATAGTTGTCTTTGTACGGCACCACAGTACCCAGATATTTTTTCACCAGTTCCGGATGCTCGGCCACCGCTTCGGAGAAGGAACAGAAAATAATCCCCATCTCTTCGAGTTTACCTTTAAAGGTCGTCGCCACGGAAACAGAGTCAAAAACAGCATCCACCGCCACAACACCGGCAAGAACCTCCTGCTCTCTCAAAGGAATTCCCAGTTTTTCATAGGTTTCCAGCAATTCCGGATCCACTTCATCAAGACTCTTGGGACCTTCGATTTTCTGTTTCGGCGCGGAATAATAACTCAGCGCCTGGTAGTCGATCGGCGGGAAATCCACTTTTGCCCAGCTCGGCTCTTCCAGCGTCGTCCAGTGATGATAAGCCTTCACGCGCCAGTCCGTCAGCCACTCCGGTTCTTTTTTACGTTTTGAAATTTCGCGCACGATTTCCTCGCTCAGTCCGGGGGGCAGACTGTCGGACTCAATGTCCGTCACGAAACCGTATTTGTAATCCTTGTCGGTCAGCTCATCAAAAGATTTTTCGTCTTCAATTTTCATATCGGCCTAATTTCGTACTATTTTAAACTCAGTCTAAATAAGAGGGTGAATTTATGGAAGTTATTTACATCCGCCGTCGGCCATATCGCCAAGCGTCAATCCGTTCAGCGCACCGAGCACGGCATCGTTAACCCGCTGCCAGCTTGGACTGATCGGACAGTTCCGCTCGCAGCCTTCAGCACTCGAACAGTCTGTGATGGCCACGGGACCTTCAACGGCTTCTATAATTTCAGCGGCGGTAATCTCATCGG from Verrucomicrobia bacterium S94 carries:
- the sufC gene encoding Fe-S cluster assembly ATPase SufC, yielding MPLLEIKDLHASVAEKPIIKGLNLTINPGEVHAIMGPNGAGKSTLSNVLAGNEAYEKTAGTVLLDGVDIDDLSAHERARAGMFLAFQYPVEIPGISNMYFLKAAVNAVREFQGRDQLDAMDFLDLVEEKKKMVKIRGDLLERAVNSGFSGGEKKRNEIFQMAMLEPKLCILDETDSGLDIDALRVVSDGVNALRSEERGFLVITHYQRLLDYIIPDFVHVLVDGKIVKSGDKSLAFELENEGYASWVEE
- the sufB gene encoding Fe-S cluster assembly protein SufB yields the protein MKIEDEKSFDELTDKDYKYGFVTDIESDSLPPGLSEEIVREISKRKKEPEWLTDWRVKAYHHWTTLEEPSWAKVDFPPIDYQALSYYSAPKQKIEGPKSLDEVDPELLETYEKLGIPLREQEVLAGVVAVDAVFDSVSVATTFKGKLEEMGIIFCSFSEAVAEHPELVKKYLGTVVPYKDNYYATLNSAVFSDGSFCYVPPGVKCPMELSTYFRINAANTGQFERTLLIADEGASVSYLEGCTAPQRDENQLHAAVVELIAHKDANIKYSTVQNWYPGDKDGKGGIYNFVTKRGHCRGDNSKISWTQVETGSAITWKYPSCILKGDNSVGEFYSVAVTNNMQQADTGTKMIHIGKNTKSTIISKGISAGKAQNSYRGLVRIQETAENARNFSQCDSMLIGDRCGAHTFPYIDVNNPSAQVEHEATTTKIGEDQIFYCNQRGLDTEEAVNMIVNGFCKEVFRELPMEFAVEAQKLLGISLEGSVG